The stretch of DNA aatgagtaaatgaatgaataacccgggtgaatcaaaaggtacgtcgctggtatgcaatccgtttcacgtgctgtctacttaactgtgtcgggttattgacggatgtaaaatttttagacggttggtttagatttgtgcttaaaattgacgtgtgttccataaattttatgctcgtcgattacccgtccctttccttttcggcggataagaaaatgacagatataacttaaattaaaattagatggtgtttacaggaattagcaccattatgtttatgtaactcACCTAAGTTTCCATATTTGCCTACAATGCTGGATATGTTGATGATGGACCCTGGTGTCTGAGTTTCCGACATTATTTTTGCAAATGCCCTCATTATCAGGAAGGTGCCCTGAAAAAGAGAAACCACTCGATTTAAAACttaatctcggccttaggaggttaatacaaacatacatacagtaGGGTTGTCACCATTCACACATAGATATAAATCCTGCAAATCCTATTGGGATGGACAGAACTTATGGCAagagcggatccagcttttatgccAAGGGGGGGTCACCAGGTCGCTGACAGCCCATTTCCGTGGCGAATTagataaaaatgttttgtgCCACCCATGACCTAACCTGTTGCCCGGGGTGGGGGGGTCAAGAGCCCCATGACCCCGGATCCGCCTTTGACTAATGTGTGGTGGATGGATTTGTAACATATAATCTATctgcttaataataaaaatagagtCAATCCACCTTGTAAGTCACTCGTAACTCGTAAAAAGCAAAATcatcatatttttgaattttttttatttgtctattGTAGACCAAAGATGCTCTATAGTCAAACATCTCACAGacaattgatttttttaaaaccaaAGTTTACCATTACCTTTAAATTTACGTCCATAACATTATCAAAGTCCTCGTCAGAAAGCTTCAGCATCCAGTTGTCCCTGGTAATCCCAGCAGAGTTCACCACTATAGTGGAACGAGTCTTGTAATGTTTGAGAGTGGTTTGTACCAGGTTCTTTACTGATGCCTGGTCAGCCACATCCAATTCTACAGCTGTGTGGTCACCTATGTCTGGAATAATGATTTTTATAGTCTCTtcttcttgtgtcagactgtcACTTGTGAGGTCGATTATCAACTCCATCCATACTGgtgtacttacatgagtaagtagtaactgggaccaaaggcttaacgtgccttccgaagaacggatcatcttacttttgcacaatcaggtgatcagcttgtaatgccctaaccaagctagggatcacaaagtgactttcgTGATATGACCctaccaggatttgaacccatGACCTCTGGATCGTTAACCCAACACTCAAACTACAGGACCATGGAGGCCATTACGGAGGAGGTATTGAGCATACAATGATCAGGTTAACATAATCACAACAAAAACCTAATAACAttactacaaaataaaaaaaatcattataaaACCGTTTACCACTAGCACCACAGGCCAATGCGGTGTGTGTTTTGATAGTATCCACTGCAGAGTCATAGCTCTTGTCGGCAGCTATAACGGTAGCTCCTTCGCGGGACAACACTTGACAGGCTGCCCGTCCAATACCAGAGCCAGCACCtattaacaatacaaaaatatgaTGAGTCTTTGAATAATCTGGGTGATCATGCCAACGTCACTATActtttgggttgtgaggtggagtactaacctcatcaaccctggtgtcagttactattgaactgccaaaggcccctgacatggcttatgtacatacttactaagtaaatagtacCTGGGACCGACTGTTTAATGTAGCTTCCatagcatggatcatcttactttcagacaatcaggagatcttcctgtatatccccaccgggaatcaaacccatgAACTCCAGATCAAGAGGCTTTTGGTATTTATATGTCAAGATAAACATGACCTTTATAGCAAAAGGTTATCACCTATCACCTGTAATTTTGTCCTTCAAGTTAGATACAATGTCACAGTTTAGAAATGTGGTTTGAATAACCTGAATAAACATTGCCACTTTTGGCATGCTTCAACAAatcttgtttaattataataggTGTAATACCTTTACTGTAGGTACACCTTAGATTTATCTTTACAACAgatatattaatttttatattaggtattgGATACATTTATGAATGTGAATTAGATTATTTAGGTAATAGAATAAAACActctatacatatacatatatacacctAAAGGATTAATATAATGGGAAACTTTATAAGTTGTGTGACCTAGAATCTGCTTAGCTGACATATTAACAactcataaaataaacattttgtttatttattataaacttcCAACTAGTAAACAAGCTTTAGGTCCAAATGTAAAGGCCTAAACTGTTATTTCAGGTTGTGATTTTGAGAAGGAACTTATaggaaaaatattaatttagagATAATAGTTACTTGGTTAACATTTTTGAGGTCTTCCATACCTGTAACTACGGCCAATCTTCCAGCAACCATGCCAGCCACCATTTTAACCGTAAAAATAACTGcttttaataaatacttttacgCCTTAAACGCACAGTAGAAACTAATTTTATACCTTTGAAGTTTGATCACTGAACTTCATAATAGCATTATCAGCTCGTTTACCAATTCTTATCATATTTGTTATAAACAATTAGACAAAAAGAGATAACACATTACGAGCACCAAAGACCGTATCTTTGACGAGTACAAGACGAGCACCTTTAATTTATCTGTTTAGTGACATCTATtgattcaaataataattttaaaaaacgcaACTGACACTGACATTTCCGAGTTAATAAAAGTTCCTGGCAAGGTTTCGTAATGGAAGGATtgactttttattattagtcataattttagatattttgtatatatttagcTTTAAGTTTGAAAACGGATTGACCGTATCGATATTATAATCGCTAGACACCTAAAACCAAAAGTACGACATGTGGCATGTCAACGCATCGGACTTATAAATCAGGTGTACTCTGCCGCTCGACAATGATCGATCAGTCACGTTTCGGCCACCGCCGACGTTACATTAGACATAAGCTACtgctaaaaatatattaaaatagttgTAACATGGCTCCTTGTTCCATTAGATGGTGTGATAAAACAAGTCAAACATCGAGTTTGGAGAAAGATGGGATTACATTTCACCTGTAAGTAAAAATTACGGAGGGACgctcttttttgtttttcatcatAGTTATGACGAACGCATTGTAACAGCCATTTTGACTCTTGGTGGCGATTGATGTTGATATACAAATGCAAATTTATTCAGTAGTGATGTAGGCACTGCGTTAAATAATAACTCGTATCGATAAATCGAGCTACTTATTTTCACCTTACactaattttaaacattttattatctatttattatttattttagattccCACGGCATcctaaaatgaaagaaaaatggATTAATGTGACAAGGCGAAATAACTGGTTTCCATCAAAACACAGTGTGATTTGCTCACGTCATTTTACTAAAGATTGTTTTGTAATGACAAAAAGTCGGCGTCGTCTGCTAGGTTCGGCAATCCCGACATTACATTTACCTCTTCTGGTGAGTCTTCTTTGAACTTGTTGTCTTTTTGATTAGGTACTACAACCAATTTTTCAATATACCTATACGACTCTGTAAAAGATGcgatctttaaata from Pectinophora gossypiella chromosome 3, ilPecGoss1.1, whole genome shotgun sequence encodes:
- the LOC126380860 gene encoding estradiol 17-beta-dehydrogenase 8, with the protein product MVAGMVAGRLAVVTGAGSGIGRAACQVLSREGATVIAADKSYDSAVDTIKTHTALACGASDIGDHTAVELDVADQASVKNLVQTTLKHYKTRSTIVVNSAGITRDNWMLKLSDEDFDNVMDVNLKGTFLIMRAFAKIMSETQTPGSIINISSIVGKYGNLGQTNYSASKAGVVGMTQSAAQELGKFGIRVNAVLPGFIDTPIIKTVPDKVREAILKQVPLGRLGEATEVAELIAFLASDKSSFITGAAIDITGGY